The Triticum urartu cultivar G1812 unplaced genomic scaffold, Tu2.1 TuUngrouped_contig_660, whole genome shotgun sequence genome contains a region encoding:
- the LOC125530847 gene encoding LEAF RUST 10 DISEASE-RESISTANCE LOCUS RECEPTOR-LIKE PROTEIN KINASE-like 2.5 encodes MHGRFLILAWACCLLLMLAVMAAEEQQGEGCSAKCGNITVSRPFWLTDWHTGRLCGSLGPPEFELTCYNSTYPLLPSSVPNSVGFAVRDISYEERSLRVVDLRKLQLLHDPPNIFNSCLPMWNTSAKLGRPFKISPVNLELILYNCTEKAAAAARLDKELVQAKTMRCVNTSNTFVHAGVPYDPTGTYSGYALEGCVPTVLPVLRLPSGETNASHYERLIQSGFLLKWELPPPLPAPAPRNEPPSPPGSERRAKKIILIGITSAAATFLFACLYVLIWHRNRKGLRFFLCKTSSKTEKNYEAMIVSYGSLAPKRYMYSEVMKITSSRNNQLGKGGYGVVFKGKLHDGRLVAVKFLHDCKGNGDEFVNEVMSIGRTSHVNVVSLFGFCLEGSKRALIYEYMPNGSLDKYIYSENPKEILGWERLYAIALGIARGLEYLHHSCNTRIVHFDIKPQNILLDKDFSLKIADFGLAKLCHTKESKLSMTGARGTIGFIAPEVHSRTFGVVSTKSDVYSYGMMLLEIVGGRRNVKSTVAKSSEKYFPDWIYDHFAQDDGLQACEVTGEAEEIARKMTLIGLWCVQILPAYRPTITKVLEMFERSSDDMDMPPKQNFSGLLESSAHNMDVQSSSSTRSEENSLVNSKILQQSPTL; translated from the exons ATGCATGGCCGATTCCTGATCTTGGCCTGGGCCTGCTGTCTACTGCTGatgcttgcggtcatggcggcTGAGGAGCAGCAAGGAGAAGGCTGCTCGGCCAAGTGCGGCAACATCACCGTCTCCCGCCCGTTTTGGCTCACTGATTGGCACACGGGAAGATTATGTGGTTCGCTTGGACCGCCAGAATttgagcttacatgctataacaGCACATATCCACTTCTACCGAGCTCTGTGCCCAACAGCGTCGGCTTTGCAGTCAGGGACATATCCTATGAGGAACGCAGCTTGCGCGTTGTTGATCTACGCAAGCTGCAATTATTACACGACCCGCCCAACATCTTCAACAGCTGCTTGCCGATGTGGAACACCTCTGCCAAACTGGGCCGCCCGTTTAAGATCTCCCCCGTCAACCTGGAACTCATCTTGTACAACTGCACGGAGAAGGCCGCTGCGGCGGCACGCCTGGATAAAGAACTGGTGCAGGCGAAGACGATGAGGTGCGTGAACACAAGCAACACGTTTGTTCATGCGGGGGTGCCATACGACCCCACCGGGACCTACTCCGGTTATGCTTTGGAGGGCTGCGTTCCAACCGTCTTACCGGTGCTGCGCTTGCCGTCCGGCGAGACGAACGCGAGCCACTACGAGCGGCTCATCCAAAGTGGCTTCCTCCTGAAATGGGAATTGCCCCCTCCTCTCCCTGCACCTGCACCTAGGAACGAACCACCTTCCCCTCCAG GTAGTGAGAGGAGAGCGAAGAAGATTATACTAATAG GTATAACATCAGCAGCTGCAACCTTTCTCTTTGCATGTCTTTATGTGCTCATATGGCATAGAAATAGGAAAGGACTACGGTTTTTCCTTTGCAAGACTAGCAGTAAAACTGAAAAAAATTACGAGGCCATGATAGTGTCATATGGATCCCTAGCTCCAAAAAGATACATGTACTCAGAGGTAATGAAGATAACCTCTTCTCGCAACAATCAGCTTGGAAAAGGTGGTTACGGTGTGGTTTTCAAAGGAAAACTACATGATGGTCGTCTGGTTGCAGTGAAATTCTTGCATGACTGCAAAGGAAATGGAGATGAGTTTGTGAATGAGGTTATGAGCATTGGCAGGACCTCTCATGTTAATGTTGTTAGcttatttgggttttgtttggagGGATCAAAACGAGCTCTTATATATGAGTACATGCCCAATGGTTCTTTGGATAAGTACATTTACTCAGAGAACCCCAAAGAAATTTTAGGATGGGAGAGGCTCTATGCGATAGCACTCGGGATTGCTCGAGGCCTCGAATACTTGCACCATAGTTGTAATACACGTATCGTCCATTTCGATATCAAGCCCCAAAATATCCTTCTAGACAAGGATTTTAGCCTGAAGATTGCTGATTTTGGTCTAGCTAAATTGTGTCATACAAAGGAGAGCAAGCTTTCAATGACTGGTGCTAGAGGAACAATTGGATTCATCGCTCCAGAAGTTCACTCTCGAACCTTTGGAGTGGTTTCAACGAAGTCAGATGTTTATAGTTATGGAATGATGCTTTTGGAGATCGTTGGAGGAAGGAGAAACGTAAAATCAACTGTTGCAAAATCCAGCGAAAAGTATTTTCCAGACTGGATTTACGACCACTTTGCGCAAGATGATGGATTACAAGCATGTGAAGTCACAGGAGAAGCTGAGGAAATCGCAAGAAAGATGACATTAATTGGATTGTGGTGCGTACAGATATTGCCTGCATATCGTCCTACCATAACCAAAGTTCTAGAAATGTTCGAGAGAAGCTCAGATGACATGGACATGCCACCGAAGCAAAACTTCTCAGGATTGCT TGAAAGCTCAGCTCACAATATGGATGTACAAAGTTCAAGCTCTACCAGATCTGAGGAGAACAGCCTTGTGAATTCAAAAATCCTACAACAATCGCCAACTCTTTGA